A DNA window from Coriobacteriia bacterium contains the following coding sequences:
- a CDS encoding FeoA family protein: MSDLHKTPSETAAHSIVPPVCETCTLDCMSKGEKFEIISVNDTAARVQALRFGMCEGANVECVTKIPAGPLVIKSGRQEIAVGRSLAKRISVRRLA, from the coding sequence GTGAGCGACCTGCACAAAACACCATCAGAAACCGCTGCTCACAGCATCGTTCCGCCCGTGTGTGAGACCTGCACCCTCGACTGCATGAGCAAGGGCGAGAAGTTCGAGATCATCTCGGTCAATGACACGGCCGCCCGTGTTCAGGCGCTTCGTTTCGGCATGTGCGAAGGCGCAAACGTCGAGTGCGTGACAAAGATCCCTGCCGGCCCGCTCGTCATCAAGAGCGGTCGCCAGGAGATCGCCGTCGGACGTTCGCTCGCAAAGCGAATCAGCGTCCGCAGGCTTGCGTAG